From Cyanobacteria bacterium GSL.Bin1:
TACTAGCCGCATCAATTTCAATGATATCGAGGGCAGAGCTGTTGCTGATGGTGCGACAAATCTCACATTGACCACAGGGTCGAGGAGTGGGTTCACTGCTATTAATACAATTAAGAGACTTAGCTAAGATCCGAGCTGAAGACGTTTTTCCGGTGCCTCTGGGACCGCTAAATAAGTAAGCAGGGGCAATGCGTTGACGCTGGAGCGCATTGCTGAGAGTATCCGCGATCGCGCTTTGTCCGACTAGATCAGCAAAGGTTTGGGGGCGATACTTCTGATGGAGGGGTTCGTAGGACATAACACTTCCCAACACTGATCACGATCCAGACAAAATTAGCAAGGCGATGCCTTACCACCTTGCTGTTGCCGTCTATCTATATTATGACGTTTTTGATGATGCTTTAGAGGTCGCCTCCACGGACAGCGAGTAAAAAAATCACCACTGGACCAGAAATCATAATCAGGGCCACAAAGGTTAACTGAAAAATGACTTCATAATTGATGCTTCCTAAAAAACTAGTTAAGGCTTCCATGTTCTCTCCCGTTATTACCCGAATCTTTATTAAAAATGTTATTTTTCTTCCAACATTGGATCGTAACTGTCAGCAGACAGTTTCTTGAGAAATACTTAACAAAACTTCATACAGTAAATTGCTGGATCGAAACGGTAAACAAAAACCCTTCTTGGCAGGGCTGGACCGGCAAAGAATTCAGCAAAATTGATGAGACTCAATTCAGAAAACGATAAGCAAGGAAACGATCAAAATCACAGTTTTATATAAATACAGTACACTAAGAATCAAGAATGATTCCTTTTCAGAAATAATCTAAAGATCATGAAACGACAACCTTGGCAATCCAGTACCCTAATCGGCAGTCTTGCCGTCCTTGGCGTCGGGCTCATTCTAGCATTCACTAACCCCCATCGTCATGCTTATCAGAACTATGCTGCCCAACAAGCTAGTGTTTATTTACAAAAGCAGGGTTGCACAAAAGTCCCAAATGTCTTCGGTAACTTTTTACAGCAACAATGTAATTTGTTTGTAAAACAGAGTCAACCGTATCTCAAGCCTATGGTTAATTTATCAACTCGGCGACACAATTATTTTTTATTTAGTATTTATGAAACGCAGTTTTCTATAAACAACAGCTTTCCAGATTATAGTGCGAAAACGGTTGGCTTGCTGAATTTATTTTGGACTTATGAAAGTGGACTCAAACTAAGCGAATAATAATTTATGCTAAGCGCGAAGAGCCGTTTCGATTTCTTCTCCTTCTATTTCAAGTGATACTTCTACCTCTGGCTGAGACTTTTGGGCAACAACGGGGTTGACAACTTGGAAATGGTGATTCTCCACTAGAGTGATTTCTTCCCAAGTTTCCCAGGTGGGTAGGAATGGTGAATTGGCTAAGCAACAGGCTTGCCAATCGCCTCGCACCGGAGCGCTTAACTTTTGGCAGATGCCACCTCTGCGCCCTTGAGGAGAGTAGTGTCGGCAATATCTGCAAACTGAGGGTAAGTGGTTATTGCTTTTCATAGCTTTGCTTTGGTTAAAGATACTTTTATCTTAAATCTCGTATCTTTATTATCCATTTCTCCTTTTTTTTCGTTGATCCCTTAAAAGTCTCACCGTATCTTCTTTTAATGATCTCCCCACCTTAGTAGAACTTTATTTTTTCTTTATATTTACTTTATAAATATAAATAATTACCCAAAAATTTCCCTAAAATTAAGCTCAAACCAGTTTAATCCCGATTTTCAAAGTGATAATGATTACAAAATAATTCCCAAAAATAAATTCCGTTAAATCTCGTAAGTTAATGATTAATTTGTGCTGGCAGATAACTTCGTCCCTTGATATCAACCTAAGTGAACAAAAACTTAAATCCTGCTAAAATTTGATATTTATCATTGCCAAGTGTAGACAAATCAAATATAATACCAGTGGTTTCCCTCTCGCAAGATAGCCTTAAGTAATTACTAATTAAAATATCTTTAAAAGATCAGGACTCATCAAAGCTCTATGCTGAATCATTATGAATCCTAATAAATTTTCTACTAACGCTTCACCAGCCAAGGTAACTTTGCATCCTAACTTAAAAGCCGCCTTGAGCAGTCTCAATGTTGATTTAGAAGAGGAATTAGAGCGATTTCAAGAAGAACAAGCGCTGGAACAAGGAATTACCATTACTCAATCACAATCAGAGTCAACGAGTGCTACAGGAAATTCTTCTGTCTTATCTTCTTCTGCAACCTTAAATTCAAAATTTGAAGCACAAGAAAAATTTGATCGTGAGCAAATAGACAGTTATCTCGCCTCCTCGGAAGAATTATTACGTCATCTTAACCAGGAAGAAAAAGAAGAGACATCCCTTTCAACAGAACGTCTTCCAGATCAGAATTATAATGTTTCTCAGTCCGCTTCTCGTTCCTCTTGGCGTGATTATTTATTAACCCCTTTAGGAATTGCAGGGATTCTCATTTTCTTTCTTTCGGGAACACTTTTGAGTATGATCTTGGTTGACTTTGCCCAAGCTCGTTTTAGTCGTACTTCTTTGAGTGTAGAAAATTCAGCTTCTTCAACCTTAGAACCGGAACCACACACTCCGGTGGCTACAGATTCATCTTCTCCTAGTATTCCAAACCGTCCTAATTTAGCCAAAGATGAATTTATCGAACTTGATGTGGATAATTTGGTCGAAGCTGAACCAGCAGAGGAGGTTGTAGAGAAACCCCGCTGTGGGGGAAACTTTTATTGTGTAATGATTGAAAATCCCAATCGAGACGAGTACCAAAAAAGTCGTCAGTTATTTGCTGATGCGTACTGGCGCCAGTTTCCCGAAGTTGGTCAAGTTTTGCAAGTGGCAACCTTTACCAAGGAGTCGCAAGCCAAAAATTTACAAAACCAATTAGAGCAACAAGGACTTACGGCAACAATCTACTATCCTTAGGAAGACTTTGATTGATTTGAAATGGAAATGAAAGATCGATCACCCTTAAGGATTCCCTATCGGGTGCGTCTAGCGGATACAGATGCAGCAGGCGTTGTTTATTTCGCTCATCTTTTACAGATGTGCCATACGGCTTATGAAGAAGTTCTCATTAATCAGGGAATTAATCTTCAAGAATATCTGACTCAGGGAACAATTGCGCTGCCAATTATTCATGGAGAAATAGATTGCTTGCGTCCAATTTATTGGGGAGATCAAGTTTTGATTGCTTTGACTCCCCAATTTCTTTCTGACACGGAACTATTAATTGGGTATGAATTAACAGCAGATGCTGAGTTTAGGGAAATTTTGGCACGAGGAAAAACCCGGCACGTTTGTATCAATCCTAGTACTCGTAAGCGTTTGCCGTTCCCGCCTGAGATTAAACAGTCTCTAGCCACCTAATCAATGATCTTGCCTTCAGTTAACAAGAATGGGCAAGGAGAGACTCGAACTCTCACGACCAGTGGCCGCCACATTTTGAGTGTGGTGCGTCTACCAATTCCGCCACTTGCCCTTAATTTCCGCCTGATTATTATAACCTGTTTGATGTTTCTCTAGCAAGCGTTGATAGTCGGAGGAACTTCCCCAACGGTCGATGGTTTGGGCACGAATCACAGGAACGGGATGACTGAGTTGTTGAGTGTGAGCATTTTTCAGGAGTTCTCCGAGTTGGGATTCACTCATTTGGTCATACGCTCTTGCTTGCTCGATAAAGGCGTCGAGGTTTAACTGTGGCGCTAGCGTCGGAGATCCCCCAGCCAGTTTCATTAAGACGGACATCACCACTTTGGGCTCTTGTACCGCTAACAGGGCAGCGCGATCGCAGCTAAACTCAGCACATCGAATCCACTCTAACATCTGCTCTTGTAAGGATTGAGCCAAAATTACTCCCCAGTTGGGTAATAATCCTGCTGCTAACACCAGCAAATTAACGAGGGTTAGATAGACCCCATGTTCACATTTCAGATGCCCCAATTCATGGGCAATAACCGCTTGGATTTCTTCTGGGGTGAGGAGTTCAATTAATGAAGTATGAAGGACGATAAAGGGCTGTTTCCCCCGCATCGCAAAGGTATACGCATTCGGGGCAGGATTTTGCTTGATGTAGAGTTCGGGAACATCTAAATCTAGTCGCTGACAGGCTTCTATTAAAAGTTTATGGAGATGAGGCAGTTGTTTTTCATTGACTTGTACACTAGCCGCCACGTTTTCTAGATAGAAAAATTGCTCAGCAACCCCTCCTAAGACGGTTCTCACAGCAATATCCCAACCGGGAAATTGTTGGAGAGTTTGTGTGGCTTCTAAATCAAGGGGATGCCGGAATTCGTTAGCTTTCAGTCCAATTAAATTGTGTTTCACGATCGCGCGACGTTAAAATCTCTTCACCTGTTTTTCTAGGTTAACCAATTTTCCCCTCACTTCGTCAGGATGTGGTTAACTGTCAGGGAAAAAATCAGCCGCTAAAATTTCTGGGAGAGAATAGGGACAAGCATCAGGAAAAGTAGATAAACCGGTTTCTTTCTCAGCGCCCAAACTTGCCAGAGGATAAACCTTTTCCATCACCTCGGCTAAGCTTGATTTGAGACTCGGATTCTCAGCAAGGAGTTTTTCTAAGCGGAGGCGTTGTTCTTTAATCGTTAATTCCCAACTGCGAGATCGTAAAGCGGGTTGGAATTGCCATTTCAGTAAATGCATCATTAGGACTTCCAATCTGCTTCCTAACTCTCGCTTCTCAGATCGCCCCATATCTTCAAGTTCTTCCGCAATATTTTCCCAGTCTAGATTCTGGAATTGTTGATTTCTGAGCAATTTTGCTTGTTCTTGCGTCCACGCATAGAAATCAAGATGATAGGTAGCGCTTCGGTGATGGTTATCCATAATCAAGCATTTGTGTCAAGGACAAATCACTAACTCATCCAGTTTTTAACTCGGGTCACCGCTTTCCAATCTGGTTTCTTCGCTAAGCCATCGTCCAAGTTTTTAATCACTTCCTCGCGTAGTTGTGAACTCATCCCAATCACTTCTTCGGCAGCATCGATGTGTTCCCGAACACCGGACTTTCCCGTTTCTAGCAGCGCGAT
This genomic window contains:
- a CDS encoding photosystem II reaction center protein Ycf12; amino-acid sequence: MEALTSFLGSINYEVIFQLTFVALIMISGPVVIFLLAVRGGDL
- a CDS encoding DUF29 family protein, with product MDNHHRSATYHLDFYAWTQEQAKLLRNQQFQNLDWENIAEELEDMGRSEKRELGSRLEVLMMHLLKWQFQPALRSRSWELTIKEQRLRLEKLLAENPSLKSSLAEVMEKVYPLASLGAEKETGLSTFPDACPYSLPEILAADFFPDS
- a CDS encoding M48 family metalloprotease; protein product: MKHNLIGLKANEFRHPLDLEATQTLQQFPGWDIAVRTVLGGVAEQFFYLENVAASVQVNEKQLPHLHKLLIEACQRLDLDVPELYIKQNPAPNAYTFAMRGKQPFIVLHTSLIELLTPEEIQAVIAHELGHLKCEHGVYLTLVNLLVLAAGLLPNWGVILAQSLQEQMLEWIRCAEFSCDRAALLAVQEPKVVMSVLMKLAGGSPTLAPQLNLDAFIEQARAYDQMSESQLGELLKNAHTQQLSHPVPVIRAQTIDRWGSSSDYQRLLEKHQTGYNNQAEIKGKWRNW
- a CDS encoding DUF4359 domain-containing protein codes for the protein MKRQPWQSSTLIGSLAVLGVGLILAFTNPHRHAYQNYAAQQASVYLQKQGCTKVPNVFGNFLQQQCNLFVKQSQPYLKPMVNLSTRRHNYFLFSIYETQFSINNSFPDYSAKTVGLLNLFWTYESGLKLSE
- a CDS encoding 1,4-dihydroxy-2-naphthoyl-CoA hydrolase, producing the protein MKDRSPLRIPYRVRLADTDAAGVVYFAHLLQMCHTAYEEVLINQGINLQEYLTQGTIALPIIHGEIDCLRPIYWGDQVLIALTPQFLSDTELLIGYELTADAEFREILARGKTRHVCINPSTRKRLPFPPEIKQSLAT